Proteins co-encoded in one Candidatus Methylomirabilota bacterium genomic window:
- a CDS encoding M20/M25/M40 family metallo-hydrolase, whose amino-acid sequence MDWGALGNETVELVRAYLRVNTTNPPGNETAGARFLTQVLDGDGIASETAESAPGRGNLVARLSGDGSLGGIALHHHIDVVYADERYWTVDPFGGLLRDGFVYGRGALDMKSTGILQLVSVLAIKRAKIPLKRDLIFLATADEEVGSRFGAHWVATERRHWLAGAEYALSELGVIVVEPGQRAPFGTIVISEKVGLSLRFIARGEPGHGSMPWPDTAPHRLIRALTRLLEAERPPRVLPEIQEFFARMAAVLPEGQGEGFDRLERSLGDPAFRARFFANRHHAALVRTTFAVNMLKGSEKRNVIPPEAVADIDCRMLAGDDPGEIVDWVRRVIADPQVEVSVTSTPKVPNLSPPDTELYKALSGALGRRAPGVIVAPEIMVGFTDNWIFRGMGLHGYGFGPFVLDEGEWRRIHGNDERISVENLTAGVRCYTELLLQMAAA is encoded by the coding sequence ATGGACTGGGGGGCCCTGGGAAACGAGACGGTGGAGCTGGTGCGGGCCTATCTCAGGGTGAACACCACCAATCCCCCGGGCAACGAGACGGCGGGCGCCCGCTTCCTCACCCAGGTGCTCGACGGGGACGGGATCGCGAGCGAGACCGCCGAGTCGGCGCCGGGCCGGGGCAATCTGGTGGCCCGGCTGTCCGGGGACGGCTCGCTCGGGGGCATCGCGCTCCATCACCACATCGACGTGGTCTACGCCGACGAGCGCTATTGGACCGTCGATCCCTTCGGCGGCCTGCTGCGGGACGGCTTCGTCTACGGGCGCGGGGCCCTCGACATGAAGTCCACGGGCATTCTCCAGCTCGTGTCCGTGCTCGCCATCAAGCGGGCCAAGATCCCTCTCAAGCGCGATCTCATCTTCCTCGCCACGGCCGACGAGGAAGTGGGCAGCCGCTTCGGCGCGCACTGGGTGGCCACGGAACGTCGTCACTGGCTGGCCGGGGCCGAGTACGCCCTGTCCGAGCTCGGCGTCATCGTGGTCGAGCCGGGCCAGCGGGCCCCCTTCGGCACCATCGTCATCTCCGAAAAGGTCGGTCTCTCCCTTCGCTTCATCGCGCGCGGCGAGCCCGGCCACGGGTCCATGCCATGGCCCGACACGGCCCCGCATCGCCTGATCCGCGCCCTCACCCGTCTCCTCGAGGCCGAGCGCCCGCCGCGGGTGCTGCCGGAGATCCAGGAGTTCTTCGCGCGCATGGCCGCCGTCCTGCCCGAGGGTCAGGGAGAAGGCTTCGACCGCCTCGAGCGCTCGCTCGGCGATCCCGCCTTCCGTGCCCGCTTCTTCGCGAACCGCCACCACGCCGCGCTCGTCAGGACCACCTTCGCCGTCAACATGCTCAAGGGCAGCGAGAAGCGCAATGTCATCCCGCCCGAGGCCGTGGCGGACATCGACTGCCGCATGCTGGCCGGCGATGATCCTGGCGAGATCGTGGACTGGGTGCGCCGGGTCATCGCCGATCCGCAGGTGGAGGTGAGCGTGACGTCGACGCCCAAGGTGCCCAACCTCTCGCCCCCCGACACCGAGCTCTACAAGGCCCTCTCCGGGGCGCTGGGACGGCGCGCCCCCGGGGTCATCGTGGCGCCCGAGATCATGGTCGGCTTCACGGACAACTGGATCTTTCGCGGCATGGGGCTGCACGGCTACGGCTTCGGGCCCTTCGTCCTCGACGAGGGCGAGTGGCGGCGCATCCACGGCAATGACGAGCGCATCTCCGTGGAGAACCTGACGGCGGGGGTGCGCTGCTACACCGAGCTACTGCTGCAGATGGCCGCGGCCTGA
- a CDS encoding GNAT family N-acetyltransferase, producing the protein MARAALSIRRGTRRDVPTIVALIRGLAEYERLVHEVEITPAKARRHGFGRRPYFETLICRRGRRPVGFALYFFTYSTFLGRPSLYLEDLFVLPEERGRGAGRALLRALGKIAMARGCGRMEWTVLDWNAPAIRFYRRIGARLHKEWIHTRLTGAPLRRLAQPR; encoded by the coding sequence ATGGCCCGGGCCGCGCTCTCCATCCGGCGCGGCACGCGGCGAGACGTCCCCACCATCGTCGCCCTCATCCGGGGACTCGCCGAGTACGAGCGGCTGGTGCACGAGGTCGAGATCACCCCCGCCAAGGCGCGGCGGCATGGCTTCGGGCGACGGCCGTACTTCGAGACCCTCATCTGCCGGCGCGGGCGCCGGCCCGTGGGCTTCGCGCTGTATTTCTTCACGTATTCGACCTTTCTCGGGCGGCCGAGCCTGTACCTGGAAGACCTCTTCGTCCTGCCCGAGGAGCGGGGACGGGGGGCAGGGCGGGCGCTCTTGCGGGCCCTCGGCAAGATCGCCATGGCCCGCGGTTGTGGCAGGATGGAGTGGACGGTGCTCGATTGGAATGCCCCGGCCATCCGCTTCTACCGGCGGATCGGCGCGCGGCTCCACAAGGAATGGATCCACACGCGGCTCACCGGCGCGCCGCTCAGGCGGCTGGCCCAGCCCCGTTGA
- a CDS encoding circularly permuted type 2 ATP-grasp protein translates to MFGEYDAKSFFDEVFEPDGAPRPHYADIVQRIRSLSPVEFGRRRALADLTFRNQGITFTVYGDESGTERTFPFDLCPRVIPADEWARLEAGLIQRVRALNLFLRDIYHEARILDDGVIPRRLVLGNPHFRRQVHGITLPHDVYTHVSGIDIIRGEDGTYMVLEDNLRTPSGVSYMLANRIVMTRTFPGLFEGRGVRPVQHYTTALLEMLRSLSPRDLKEPTIVVLTPGQYNSAYFEHAFLAQQMGIELVEGRDLYVEDRRVWMRTTQGRQQVDVIYRRVDDDFLDPVVFRADSMLGVPGLLQVYRQGRVALANAVGTGVADDKAMYSYVPAMVRYYLNEEPTLPNVPTYLGAEADGLTYMLENAETLVIKAVGESGGYGMLIGPESTAAQRDKFLETVRSNPGNYVAQPVIALSRHPSFFADAGVFEPCHIDLRPYVLVGEDITVVPGGLTRVALRRGSLVVNSSQGGGSKDTWVLSEGGQS, encoded by the coding sequence GTGTTCGGCGAGTATGACGCCAAGAGCTTCTTCGACGAGGTCTTCGAGCCGGACGGCGCGCCCCGCCCGCACTATGCCGATATCGTCCAGCGCATCCGGTCGCTCTCGCCCGTCGAGTTCGGTCGCCGCCGCGCCCTCGCGGACCTGACCTTCCGTAACCAGGGCATCACCTTCACCGTCTACGGAGACGAGTCGGGCACGGAGCGCACCTTTCCCTTCGATCTCTGCCCTCGGGTGATCCCCGCCGACGAGTGGGCCCGGCTCGAGGCGGGATTGATCCAGCGGGTGCGGGCCCTCAACCTCTTCCTGCGCGATATCTACCACGAGGCGCGGATCCTCGACGACGGCGTGATCCCGAGGCGGCTCGTGCTGGGGAATCCGCACTTCCGCCGCCAGGTCCACGGCATCACGCTGCCCCACGACGTCTACACGCACGTGAGCGGCATCGACATCATCCGGGGCGAGGACGGCACGTATATGGTCCTCGAGGACAACCTGCGCACGCCGAGCGGGGTCAGCTACATGCTGGCCAACCGCATCGTCATGACGCGGACCTTCCCCGGCCTCTTCGAGGGGCGCGGGGTGCGGCCGGTCCAGCACTACACCACGGCCCTCCTCGAGATGCTGCGCAGCCTGTCGCCCCGTGATCTCAAAGAGCCAACCATCGTCGTGCTCACGCCCGGACAGTACAACAGCGCTTACTTCGAGCACGCCTTCCTCGCCCAGCAGATGGGCATCGAGCTCGTGGAGGGGCGCGACCTCTACGTCGAGGACCGCCGCGTGTGGATGCGGACGACCCAGGGACGGCAGCAGGTCGACGTGATCTACCGGCGCGTCGACGACGACTTCCTGGATCCCGTGGTCTTCCGCGCCGACTCCATGCTGGGCGTGCCCGGACTGCTCCAGGTCTACCGGCAAGGGCGGGTGGCCCTCGCCAATGCCGTGGGCACGGGGGTGGCCGACGACAAGGCCATGTACAGCTACGTGCCGGCCATGGTCCGCTACTACCTCAACGAGGAACCGACGCTCCCCAATGTCCCAACCTACCTCGGCGCCGAGGCGGACGGGCTGACGTACATGCTCGAGAATGCCGAGACGCTCGTGATCAAGGCCGTGGGCGAGTCGGGAGGCTACGGCATGCTGATCGGGCCGGAGTCGACGGCGGCGCAGCGTGACAAGTTCCTGGAGACCGTGCGCAGCAATCCCGGCAACTACGTCGCCCAGCCGGTGATCGCGCTGTCGCGCCATCCCTCGTTCTTCGCCGACGCCGGCGTCTTCGAGCCCTGCCACATCGATCTGCGGCCCTATGTCCTCGTGGGGGAGGACATCACGGTGGTGCCGGGCGGCCTGACCCGCGTGGCGCTCCGGCGGGGCTCGCTCGTCGTCAATTCCTCTCAGGGCGGCGGATCCAAGGACACCTGGGTGCTCAGCGAAGGCGGTCAGAGCTGA